A portion of the Toxotes jaculatrix isolate fToxJac2 chromosome 16, fToxJac2.pri, whole genome shotgun sequence genome contains these proteins:
- the LOC121196024 gene encoding TNF receptor-associated factor 2-like, translating to MATQEPSPPSSMESNKPGFPKKILGNKLEDKHLCNCCHNILRRPFQAQCGHRFCSYCFNRTVSNGPQKCNACIKEDIFEEPTSILKQGCAFPDNAVRREVENLSAVCINESCTWKGSIKEYELNHEGKCEFMIIPCPSCKERIRFNEQERHNERECPERTLNCKYCKEPFHFKNIKAHDEICPKYPMICEGCAKKKIPREKYVDHIKFCSKFRTPCRFHVVGCDMSVEKEKIHEHERAYAYEHLNLLLHYIMGMKVSMEGLQPQGLELAGHKLVELQQSLRELEARVSQLSTTSSGPPVQGAAASSSSSSSGPPGPPASAPLPPPPTLAPTLSVSTSFTPLPSSVGAALELQLHSEKTKVAELGRRCTELEVKSGTFENVVCVLNREVERFATTMEASNRQHKLDQDKIEALSNKVRQLERTVGLKDLTVAEMEGRLREMSATTFDGVFIWRISDFAKKRQDAIAGRAPAMFSPAFYTSKYGYKMCLRIYLNGDGTGRGSHLSLFFVVMRGLSDALLKWPFNQKVTLMLLDQSNREHIIDAFRPDVTSSSFQRPVSEMNIASGCPLFCPLSKLDGKNSYIRDDTIFIKAIVDLTGL from the exons ATGGCCACACAGGAACCGTCCCCTCCCTCGTCCATGGAGAGCAATAAACCCGGCTTCCCCAAGAAGATCCTGGGAAATAAGCTGGAGGACAAGCACCTGTGCAACTGCTGCCACAATATACTCAGACGACCATTTCAAGCCCAGTGTGGACATCGCTTCTGTTCCTACTGCTTCAACAGGACAGTGAG TAATGGACCCCAGAAATGCAATGCTTGCATTAAAGAGGATATTTTTGAGGAGCCTACATCGATTTTGAAACAAGGATGT GCTTTTCCTGACAACGCAGTTCGAAGGGAAGTCGAAAACCTATCAGCTGTTTGTATCAATGAAAGTTGCACTTGGAAAGGCAGTATTAAAGAGTACGAG CTGAACCACGAGGGGAAGTGTGAGTTCATGATCATCCCGTGCCCCTCCTGTAAAGAACGAATCCGCTTCAATGAGCAGGAGCGCCATAATGAGCGAGAGTGCCCGGAGAGAACGCTCAACTGCAAGTACTGCAAGGAGCCATTCCACTTCAAAAATATCAAG GCACATGATGAGATCTGTCCCAAGTACCCGATGATCTGCGAAGGCTGTGCCAAGAAGAAAATACCCAGAGAAAAG taTGTGGACCATATTAAGTTCTGCAGCAAATTCAGAACCCCGTGTCGATTTCATGTCGTGGGATGTGATATGTCT GTGGAGAAGGAAAAGATTCACGAACATGAGCGCGCCTATGCCTACGAGCACCTCAATCTGTTGCTGCACTACATTATGGGCATGAAAGTGAGCATGGAGGGCCTGCAGCCCCAGGGACTGGAACTAGCCGGACACAAACTGGTGGAACTCCAACAGTCCCTCAGGGAGCTGGAGGCCAGAGTCTCCCAGCTCAGCACCACCTCCTCTGGGCCTCCCGTGCAGGGAgccgccgcctcctcctcatcctccagctCCGGTCCCCCCGGTCCACCCGCCTCAGCTCCTCTCCCTCCGCCTCCCACTCTGGCTCCCACTCTCTCCGTGTCTACCTCCTTCACACCTTTGCCAAGCTCGGTGGGAGCAGCGCTGGAGCTCCAGCTCCACAGCGAGAAGACCAAGGTGGCCGAGCTGGGCCGCAGGTGCACGGAACTCGAAGTCAAATCCGGCACGTTTGAAAATGTGGTGTGCGTCCTGaacagagaggtggagaggttTGCCACCACCATGGAGGCCAGCAACCGTCAGCATAAACTGGACCAAGACAAGATCGAGGCTCTGAGTAACAAG gtgCGACAGCTGGAGAGGACAGTGGGGCTGAAGGACCTGACCGTCGCTGAGATGGAGGGCAGGCTGAGGGAAATGTCTGCCACCACCTTCGACGGCGTCTTTATCTGGAGGATCTCTGATTTTGCCAAAAAGAGACAGGACGCCATCGCAGGTCGAGCCCCTGCCATGTTCTCACCAG CCTTCTACACCAGTAAGTATGGCTATAAGATGTGTCTGCGGATCTACCTGAACGGAGATGGGACGGGGCGTGGCAGCCACTTGTCCTTGTTCTTTGTGGTGATGAGGGGACTGAGTGACGCCCTGCTCAAATGGCCCTTCAACCAGAAG GTGACTCTGATGCTGCTGGACCAGAGCAACAGGGAGCACATCATCGACGCCTTTCGACCTGAtgtcacttcctcctccttccagaGACCTGTGAGCGAGATGAACATCGCCAGCGGCTGCCCGCTCTTCTGCCCGCTCTCCAAGCTTGACGGCAAGAACTCCTACATCCGCGACGACACCATCTTCATCAAGGCAATCGTGGACCTCACCGGCCTCTAG